From a region of the Corallococcus coralloides DSM 2259 genome:
- a CDS encoding SixA phosphatase family protein has protein sequence MAERDLPLLLVRHAVAEDSHALGDEARALTPQGRAAFRQHAKKLTRLTPLMGIITSPLVRAVQTAELLADALGLSHVEVHPALVPMKGAARNVLKLARDVGPGWALVGHNPSLERAAALALGHALPDKLRKGCAVALRPEGRVFSLQWMAAPGRSLRRP, from the coding sequence ATGGCCGAACGCGATCTGCCCCTCCTCCTCGTGCGCCACGCCGTGGCCGAGGACTCCCACGCCCTGGGTGACGAGGCCCGCGCCCTCACGCCCCAGGGCCGCGCCGCCTTCCGTCAGCACGCGAAGAAGCTCACGCGCCTCACGCCGCTCATGGGCATCATCACCAGCCCCCTGGTGCGCGCGGTGCAGACCGCGGAGCTGCTCGCGGACGCGCTCGGCCTGTCCCACGTGGAGGTCCACCCCGCGCTCGTGCCCATGAAGGGCGCGGCCCGCAACGTGCTCAAGCTGGCGCGCGACGTGGGCCCGGGCTGGGCGCTGGTGGGACACAATCCCTCGCTGGAGCGCGCCGCCGCGCTCGCGCTGGGCCATGCGCTGCCGGACAAGCTCCGCAAGGGCTGCGCGGTCGCCCTGCGGCCCGAGGGACGCGTCTTCTCCCTGCAGTGGATGGCCGCGCCGGGGCGGTCCCTGCGGCGCCCGTAA
- the rpmF gene encoding 50S ribosomal protein L32 yields the protein MGVPKKRTSKMRRDRRRAGNNNLRTPVQVIKCSKCKEPVMPHRACAACGNYGGREVIATAAE from the coding sequence GTGGGAGTTCCCAAGAAGCGGACGTCGAAGATGCGCCGGGACCGTCGTCGGGCCGGCAACAACAACCTGCGGACCCCCGTGCAGGTCATCAAGTGCTCCAAGTGCAAGGAGCCCGTGATGCCGCACCGCGCCTGCGCGGCCTGTGGCAACTACGGTGGCCGTGAGGTCATCGCGACCGCCGCGGAGTAG
- a CDS encoding sulfite exporter TauE/SafE family protein translates to MATALDATPFNFVAIVLCVSIGAGLLGSLLGLGGGLILIPVLTLVLKVDIRYAVGASIVSVIATSSGAAAAYVRDGLANMRVAMFLELATVAGAVTGAMLAGAVGGRALYFLFGAVMAYSALAMLRKLREDDSPREEPPPDALADRLALHGSYYDVSTGGEVTYRVHRPLMGLGLMYLAGTVSGLLGIGSGALKVPAMDLAMGLPIKVSTATSNFMIGVTAAASAGIYFARGDIDPFIAGPVCVGVTLGAFAGSRYLTKLKSGSLRKLFVAVLLWVSYEMLSKGIHG, encoded by the coding sequence ATGGCCACCGCCTTGGACGCCACTCCGTTCAACTTCGTCGCCATCGTGCTGTGCGTCTCCATTGGAGCGGGCCTGCTGGGTTCGCTGCTGGGCCTGGGCGGGGGTCTCATCCTCATCCCCGTCCTCACGCTCGTGCTCAAGGTGGACATCCGCTACGCGGTGGGAGCCTCCATCGTGTCCGTCATCGCCACGTCCAGCGGCGCGGCGGCGGCGTACGTGCGCGACGGCCTGGCCAACATGCGTGTGGCCATGTTCCTGGAGCTGGCCACCGTGGCGGGCGCCGTCACGGGCGCGATGCTCGCGGGCGCGGTGGGTGGCCGCGCGCTGTACTTCCTCTTCGGCGCGGTGATGGCCTATTCGGCGCTCGCGATGCTGCGCAAGCTGCGCGAGGACGACAGCCCCCGGGAAGAGCCACCGCCGGATGCCCTCGCGGACAGGCTCGCGCTGCACGGCAGCTACTACGACGTGTCCACCGGCGGCGAGGTGACCTACCGCGTGCACCGTCCGCTCATGGGCCTGGGGCTCATGTACCTCGCGGGCACGGTGAGCGGGCTCCTGGGCATCGGCTCCGGCGCGCTGAAGGTGCCGGCCATGGACCTGGCGATGGGGCTGCCCATCAAGGTCTCCACCGCCACCAGCAACTTCATGATCGGCGTCACGGCGGCGGCCAGCGCGGGCATCTACTTCGCGCGCGGCGACATCGACCCGTTCATCGCCGGCCCCGTCTGCGTGGGCGTCACGCTGGGCGCGTTCGCGGGCTCGCGCTACCTCACGAAGCTCAAGAGCGGCTCCCTGCGCAAGCTCTTCGTGGCCGTGCTGCTGTGGGTGTCGTACGAGATGCTGTCCAAGGGAATCCACGGATGA
- a CDS encoding DUF1634 domain-containing protein has product MSPEPEPPSPRETTTTAVAQDEVVPLTPELLISQLLRGGVLLSLSLVTCGMVMTFFRHPDYFSSSDALQRLTSPDDAPHQLTDVFEGVMAVRGQSFVMAGLLVMITVPVLRVALSLGIFRAQKDRTFAAITTGVLALLLLAFLLGGVE; this is encoded by the coding sequence ATGAGCCCGGAACCCGAACCTCCGTCTCCTCGGGAGACGACGACCACCGCCGTCGCGCAGGACGAGGTGGTGCCGCTCACGCCGGAGCTGCTCATCAGCCAGCTGTTGCGCGGCGGAGTGCTGCTCAGCCTGTCGCTCGTCACGTGCGGCATGGTGATGACCTTCTTCCGGCACCCGGACTACTTCTCGTCCTCGGACGCGCTCCAGCGCCTCACCTCGCCGGACGACGCGCCGCACCAACTGACGGACGTCTTCGAGGGCGTCATGGCCGTGCGCGGCCAGTCCTTCGTGATGGCGGGGCTCCTGGTGATGATCACCGTGCCCGTGCTGCGCGTGGCGCTGTCCCTGGGCATCTTCCGCGCGCAGAAGGACCGCACCTTCGCCGCCATCACCACCGGCGTGCTCGCGCTGCTCCTGCTCGCCTTCCTGCTGGGCGGTGTGGAGTAG
- a CDS encoding sensor histidine kinase, translating into MPLRFTLLALLVPPLLVSTLLVLFGHPAGALAAGLVTLAGSALALGTSRVAMERQLRALTQKTQSLAEGMDVAPPAGLERTDDLAQLEDAIDTLDDKLSMRAAALNQEARILTAVLDGMAEGLWVTDAEGTVVRHNDALAEMLRPPNGAIVGQRPLALIRNEALNDAVARACHEGASTRLELTLEGLYSRTLAVRVTPVGRDLPGSAAVFHDVTELRRLEKVRKDFVANVSHELRTPITAIRGYAETLQGGALQDTQVAPKMVEIIHRQSERLSELVEDLLELSRLEAREMTFQRTEVPLALAVSRAAEGVRPKAEGKNQQIGLHVPPELVAMGDGRAIEQVLLNLLDNAVKYTSAGGRVDVDGAYEGGRCVVRVRDTGVGIEPKHLSRIFERFYRVDKGRSRDMGGTGLGLSIVKHLMGAMDGEVKVESQPNVGSTFVIFLPAAAGPTAATG; encoded by the coding sequence ATGCCCCTGCGCTTCACGCTCCTGGCCCTGCTCGTTCCTCCCCTGCTGGTCTCGACGCTGCTCGTGCTCTTCGGGCACCCGGCGGGCGCGCTCGCCGCGGGGCTCGTCACGCTGGCGGGCTCCGCGCTGGCCCTGGGCACCAGCCGCGTGGCCATGGAGCGGCAGCTTCGCGCGCTGACCCAGAAGACGCAGTCGCTGGCCGAGGGCATGGACGTGGCACCGCCCGCGGGCCTGGAGCGCACGGATGACCTGGCGCAGCTGGAAGACGCCATCGACACGCTGGACGACAAGCTGTCCATGCGCGCCGCCGCGCTCAATCAGGAAGCGCGCATCCTCACCGCCGTGCTGGACGGCATGGCGGAGGGGCTCTGGGTAACGGACGCGGAGGGCACCGTGGTGCGTCACAACGACGCGCTCGCGGAGATGCTCCGGCCCCCCAACGGCGCCATCGTGGGCCAGCGGCCGCTCGCGCTCATCCGCAACGAGGCCCTCAACGACGCGGTGGCCCGCGCCTGTCATGAAGGCGCCTCCACGCGGCTGGAGCTGACGCTCGAGGGGCTGTACTCCCGCACCCTGGCCGTGCGCGTGACGCCCGTGGGGCGGGATTTGCCCGGCAGCGCCGCCGTCTTCCACGACGTCACGGAACTGCGCCGGCTGGAGAAGGTGCGCAAGGACTTCGTGGCCAACGTCTCCCACGAGCTGCGCACGCCCATCACCGCCATCCGAGGCTACGCGGAGACGCTCCAGGGCGGCGCGCTCCAGGACACCCAGGTGGCGCCGAAGATGGTGGAGATCATCCACCGTCAGTCCGAGCGCCTCTCCGAGCTGGTGGAGGACCTGCTGGAGCTCTCCCGCCTGGAGGCGCGCGAGATGACCTTCCAGCGCACGGAGGTCCCCCTGGCCCTGGCCGTCTCCCGCGCCGCGGAAGGCGTGCGCCCCAAGGCCGAGGGCAAGAACCAGCAAATCGGGTTGCACGTGCCTCCGGAGCTGGTGGCCATGGGGGATGGGCGGGCCATCGAGCAGGTGCTCCTCAACCTGCTCGACAACGCGGTGAAGTACACGTCCGCGGGCGGCCGGGTGGATGTGGACGGAGCGTACGAGGGCGGCCGGTGTGTCGTGCGCGTGCGCGACACAGGCGTGGGAATCGAGCCCAAGCATCTTTCCCGGATTTTCGAGCGATTCTACCGGGTGGACAAGGGCCGCAGCCGGGACATGGGGGGGACGGGACTGGGCCTTTCCATCGTGAAGCACCTGATGGGCGCGATGGACGGCGAGGTGAAGGTGGAGAGCCAGCCGAACGTGGGCAGTACCTTCGTCATTTTTCTACCCGCGGCGGCTGGCCCGACGGCGGCGACGGGCTAG
- the plsX gene encoding phosphate acyltransferase PlsX, translated as MRLVLDAMGGDHAPDAVVDGGVLFARAYPGHELVLVGDATRVRPVLERAGAPPNIHLHHASEVVEMDDPATAAFRRKRDSSLRVGFELVRQGEASALVSAGNSGAVMAGGMLTLGRIPGVERPAIAALFPALKGEGRCLLLDAGANVDCRPSHLAQFAVLGEAYSRTRLGVKRPRVAVLSNGEEESKGTQLTRDACALLRRSDLEFVGYVEGKDLFSGDVEVVVTDGFTGNIVLKTSEGVGMGITGLLRSAIEKRGGLPEKLGALLLKPTLLGLRRVMDYAEYGGAPLLGLQGVGIVAHGRSSPRAIHNALVTTLQHVRAGVQEELTRCIANAAAWLPPHQRGRKADGDEGAD; from the coding sequence GTGCGGCTCGTCCTCGACGCGATGGGTGGCGACCACGCCCCCGACGCCGTCGTGGACGGGGGCGTGCTGTTCGCGCGAGCGTATCCCGGGCACGAACTCGTGCTGGTCGGGGACGCCACGCGTGTACGCCCTGTCCTGGAACGCGCCGGCGCGCCTCCCAACATCCACCTCCACCACGCATCCGAAGTGGTGGAGATGGACGACCCCGCGACCGCCGCGTTCCGGCGCAAGCGGGACTCCTCGCTCCGGGTGGGCTTCGAGCTCGTCCGGCAAGGGGAGGCGTCCGCCCTCGTGTCGGCGGGCAACTCCGGCGCGGTGATGGCGGGTGGCATGTTGACGCTCGGCCGGATCCCCGGCGTGGAGCGTCCGGCCATCGCGGCCCTGTTCCCGGCCCTCAAGGGCGAAGGACGCTGCCTGCTCCTGGACGCGGGCGCCAACGTGGACTGCCGCCCCTCGCACCTGGCCCAGTTCGCCGTGCTCGGCGAGGCGTACTCGCGCACTCGCCTGGGCGTGAAGCGCCCCCGGGTGGCGGTGCTCTCCAACGGCGAAGAGGAGTCCAAGGGCACGCAGCTCACGCGGGACGCATGCGCGCTCCTGCGCCGCTCGGACCTGGAGTTCGTGGGCTACGTGGAGGGCAAGGACCTGTTCTCCGGCGACGTGGAGGTCGTCGTGACGGACGGCTTCACCGGCAACATCGTCCTCAAGACCTCCGAGGGCGTGGGCATGGGCATCACCGGCCTCCTGCGCTCCGCCATCGAGAAGCGCGGCGGGCTGCCGGAGAAGCTGGGCGCGCTCCTGCTCAAGCCCACCCTGCTGGGGCTGCGCCGCGTCATGGACTACGCCGAATACGGCGGCGCGCCGCTCCTGGGCCTCCAGGGGGTGGGCATCGTCGCGCACGGCCGCTCCTCTCCCCGCGCCATCCACAACGCGCTCGTCACCACGCTGCAGCATGTGCGCGCGGGCGTGCAGGAAGAGCTGACGCGCTGCATTGCCAACGCCGCCGCCTGGCTTCCTCCCCACCAGCGGGGAAGGAAGGCGGACGGGGACGAAGGGGCCGATTAG
- a CDS encoding winged helix-turn-helix domain-containing protein: MARILIIEDEQDLAGLVDYNLRAAGFETDTANSGAGGLARARAHPPDLVLLDLMLPDVAGGEVLRMLKSDAELKKAAVVIVSAKGQEADRIQGLELGADDYVVKPFSVRELLLRVKAVLRRADAEEGPAAVLAAGDISLDTSRHQVRVKGEEIILTALEFRLLRTLLERSDRVQTREVLLSDVWGIQAEIHTRTVDTHIKRLREKLGPAGDIIETVRGVGYKLSPP; encoded by the coding sequence ATGGCGCGCATCCTCATCATCGAGGACGAGCAGGACCTGGCCGGACTCGTCGACTACAACCTCCGCGCGGCGGGCTTCGAAACGGACACGGCGAACTCCGGCGCGGGGGGCCTCGCCCGGGCGCGGGCCCATCCTCCGGACCTGGTGCTGCTGGACCTGATGCTGCCGGACGTGGCGGGCGGTGAAGTCCTGCGCATGCTCAAGAGCGACGCGGAGCTGAAGAAGGCCGCGGTCGTCATCGTCAGCGCCAAGGGCCAGGAGGCCGACCGCATCCAGGGCCTGGAATTGGGCGCGGACGACTACGTGGTGAAGCCCTTCTCCGTGCGCGAGCTGCTCCTGCGCGTGAAGGCCGTGCTGCGCCGCGCGGACGCGGAGGAAGGCCCCGCCGCGGTGCTGGCCGCGGGCGACATCAGCCTGGACACGTCGCGCCACCAGGTGCGGGTGAAGGGCGAGGAGATCATCCTCACCGCGCTGGAGTTCCGCCTGCTGCGCACGCTCCTGGAGCGCAGCGACCGCGTGCAGACGCGCGAGGTGCTCCTGTCCGACGTCTGGGGGATCCAGGCCGAGATCCACACGCGCACCGTGGACACGCACATCAAGCGCCTGCGCGAGAAGCTGGGCCCCGCGGGCGACATCATCGAGACCGTGCGCGGCGTGGGCTACAAGCTCAGCCCTCCGTGA
- a CDS encoding metallophosphoesterase family protein — protein MRVAILADIHGNLPACEAVLDDITKSVAPDYIVAAGDLALRGAHPRETVELLFSKCHALIMGNTDAYLAGNYLGGAYRERDHWKTELLRWTRDQLGDALLHQLGQMPFSLRYTPRKGQDLFICHANPRNLEESLDPTLDDHAVRRFFTHLDAAACAFGHLHFPYRRRVGRMLIADVASAGIPRDGDLRPAYGVFTFTPKGWRVQIRRVRYPVRKATQALTARRVPGGPLLIHKLVEARYRHHNALMEAARRHSGLPPPGPVLRPPPGAGGARPVLAAPFENSPPPEVDPSTLPLDMDGTVTGASPLPPDALNDLDG, from the coding sequence ATGCGGGTCGCCATCCTCGCGGACATTCACGGGAACCTTCCGGCCTGCGAGGCCGTGCTGGACGACATCACCAAATCGGTGGCGCCGGATTACATCGTCGCGGCCGGAGACCTGGCCCTGCGCGGCGCGCATCCGCGCGAGACGGTGGAGCTGCTCTTCAGCAAGTGCCACGCCCTCATCATGGGCAACACGGACGCGTACCTCGCCGGCAACTACCTGGGCGGTGCGTACCGCGAGCGCGACCACTGGAAGACGGAGCTCTTGCGCTGGACGCGCGACCAGCTGGGCGACGCGCTGCTCCATCAGCTGGGGCAGATGCCCTTCTCCCTGCGCTACACGCCGCGCAAGGGACAGGACCTGTTCATCTGCCACGCGAATCCCCGCAACCTGGAGGAGTCGCTGGACCCCACGCTGGACGACCACGCGGTGCGCCGCTTCTTCACGCACCTGGACGCGGCCGCGTGCGCCTTCGGGCACCTGCACTTCCCCTACCGCCGGCGCGTGGGCCGGATGCTCATCGCGGACGTGGCCAGCGCCGGCATTCCGCGCGATGGCGACCTGCGCCCCGCCTACGGCGTCTTCACCTTCACCCCCAAGGGCTGGCGCGTGCAGATCCGCCGCGTGCGCTACCCGGTGCGCAAGGCCACCCAGGCCCTCACCGCGCGCCGCGTGCCCGGCGGGCCGCTGCTCATCCACAAGCTCGTGGAGGCGCGGTACCGCCACCACAACGCCCTGATGGAGGCCGCGCGGCGGCACTCGGGGCTGCCTCCTCCTGGGCCCGTGCTGCGTCCGCCTCCCGGTGCGGGTGGCGCTCGCCCCGTGCTCGCCGCGCCCTTCGAGAACAGCCCTCCGCCAGAGGTCGATCCGTCCACGCTGCCCCTGGACATGGACGGCACGGTGACGGGCGCCTCGCCGCTGCCGCCTGACGCGCTCAACGACCTGGACGGGTGA
- a CDS encoding chloride channel protein, which translates to MPEPASGAVHPDLRTGAPSPWLRRILQGLLGQERRFWVLVVGVGLISGLGAVALLAVLRFTQHLFWQSNTEHFLEGALASPGWRRFLVPVLGGALVTLVSLVVGQPLRGHGTAGIIESIWVKSGRLPFPRALLRGFVSILAVALGAPLGREGALLQTGAASGSALSGWLKLGPGQARVLVACGASAGIASAYNVPIGAALFGLEVLLGSFALELFGPIVVSCVVATLVSRTLIADHPSYVIPHYALTHPRELLLALMLGVLVGGASALYVRGINFTSDLLDRLPSWLTPFMPLVAMTVVGLTAIAGPYLMGNGYDSVNMALHGTLPLTLLLILPLAKLAVTSLCAGAGVPGGLFTPSLFFGALLGGAFGMLVERALPGGAAPSGAYALLGMGAVLAGTTHASVSAVLMIFEMTGDYDLILPLMLAAVVAAVVSRRLEPESLYTSVLAKRDVRVPASVPHWLREEGVRSLLSPATQRVPPSAPFDEVVVLLLEQPAGADLYVTDAEGRLLGVITLDALKGHLPDHSLLQATVAADVMDTGVQPITPDLSLSEVAARFGHTELDRLPVVDGSRRLLGSLSKGDLLKRGRF; encoded by the coding sequence ATGCCCGAACCCGCATCCGGAGCCGTGCATCCCGACTTGAGGACGGGGGCTCCCTCGCCCTGGCTGCGGCGGATCCTCCAGGGCCTGTTGGGGCAGGAGCGGCGCTTCTGGGTGCTGGTGGTGGGCGTGGGCCTCATCTCCGGCCTGGGCGCGGTGGCGCTGCTCGCCGTGCTGCGCTTCACCCAGCACCTGTTCTGGCAGAGCAACACGGAGCACTTCCTGGAGGGCGCGCTCGCGTCGCCGGGCTGGCGCCGGTTCCTGGTGCCGGTGCTGGGCGGCGCACTGGTGACGCTGGTGTCGCTGGTGGTGGGCCAGCCCCTGCGAGGCCACGGCACGGCGGGCATCATCGAATCCATCTGGGTGAAGTCCGGCCGGCTGCCCTTCCCTCGCGCGCTGTTGCGCGGCTTCGTATCCATCCTCGCGGTGGCGCTGGGGGCGCCTCTGGGCCGCGAGGGCGCGCTCCTCCAGACGGGCGCGGCCAGCGGGTCCGCGCTGTCCGGGTGGCTGAAGCTGGGGCCGGGCCAGGCGCGCGTGCTGGTGGCGTGCGGCGCTTCGGCGGGCATCGCGTCCGCGTACAACGTCCCCATCGGCGCGGCCCTCTTCGGCCTGGAGGTGCTGCTGGGCAGCTTCGCGCTGGAGCTCTTCGGCCCCATCGTCGTGTCGTGCGTGGTGGCGACGCTCGTGTCGCGCACGCTCATCGCGGACCACCCCAGCTACGTCATCCCCCACTACGCCCTCACCCACCCGCGGGAGCTGCTGCTCGCGCTCATGCTGGGCGTGCTCGTGGGTGGGGCCTCCGCGCTCTACGTGCGCGGCATCAACTTCACGTCGGACCTCCTGGACAGGCTGCCGTCGTGGCTCACCCCGTTCATGCCGCTGGTCGCCATGACGGTGGTGGGCCTCACCGCCATCGCGGGGCCGTACCTCATGGGCAACGGCTACGACTCCGTGAACATGGCGCTGCACGGGACGCTGCCCCTCACGCTGCTGCTCATCCTGCCCCTGGCGAAGCTGGCGGTGACGTCGCTGTGCGCGGGCGCGGGGGTGCCGGGCGGGCTCTTCACCCCGTCCCTCTTCTTCGGCGCGCTCCTGGGCGGCGCGTTCGGGATGCTCGTGGAGCGGGCGCTTCCGGGTGGCGCGGCGCCCAGCGGGGCCTACGCGCTGCTCGGCATGGGCGCGGTGCTCGCGGGCACCACGCATGCGTCCGTGTCCGCGGTGCTGATGATCTTCGAGATGACCGGCGACTACGATCTCATCCTCCCGCTGATGCTCGCCGCGGTGGTGGCGGCCGTCGTCAGCCGCCGACTGGAGCCGGAGTCGCTCTACACGTCCGTGCTCGCGAAGCGCGACGTGCGCGTGCCCGCCTCCGTGCCGCACTGGCTGCGGGAGGAAGGCGTGCGCTCGCTCTTGTCACCGGCCACGCAGCGGGTGCCACCTTCCGCGCCCTTCGACGAGGTGGTGGTGCTGCTCCTGGAGCAGCCCGCGGGCGCGGACCTCTACGTCACCGACGCGGAGGGGCGCCTGCTGGGCGTCATCACCCTGGACGCGCTCAAGGGCCACCTGCCGGACCACTCGCTGCTCCAGGCCACCGTGGCCGCGGACGTGATGGACACCGGCGTGCAGCCCATCACCCCGGACCTGTCCCTGTCGGAGGTGGCCGCGCGGTTCGGCCACACGGAGCTGGACCGGCTGCCCGTGGTGGACGGAAGCCGGCGCCTGCTGGGTTCGCTCTCCAAGGGCGACCTGCTCAAGCGGGGGCGCTTCTAG
- a CDS encoding YceD family protein has translation MVVKIEQIKEAGLTLDEPIAPGLLKEALEGQGSAEGTGFQATAPSALHATLRRVSGGVLLKGNFTVHVGAPCKRCLTDVKLDLPVSFTINLVPESLARGDDFKDDDEKSMEKKERTQGESAGTFELDDTDEQVFDGKTIDLDPIVREQVLLALPMSAVCREDCQGLCSQCGQNLNEKKCGCEPKVVDPRLSPLKNIKLN, from the coding sequence ATGGTCGTAAAGATTGAACAAATCAAAGAAGCGGGGCTGACGCTCGACGAGCCCATCGCTCCTGGCCTCCTCAAGGAGGCCCTGGAAGGCCAGGGGTCCGCCGAGGGCACCGGCTTTCAGGCGACCGCTCCGTCCGCGCTCCACGCCACCCTGCGCAGGGTCAGCGGGGGCGTGCTGCTGAAGGGCAACTTCACCGTCCACGTGGGCGCGCCCTGCAAGCGCTGCCTCACGGACGTGAAGCTGGACCTGCCCGTGTCCTTCACCATCAACCTGGTGCCGGAGTCCCTGGCCCGGGGCGACGACTTCAAGGACGACGACGAAAAGTCCATGGAGAAGAAGGAACGCACCCAGGGTGAATCCGCGGGCACCTTCGAACTGGACGACACGGACGAGCAGGTTTTCGATGGCAAGACGATCGATCTGGATCCGATCGTCCGGGAACAGGTATTGCTCGCGCTCCCGATGAGCGCGGTCTGTCGGGAAGACTGCCAGGGGCTCTGCTCGCAGTGCGGCCAGAACCTCAATGAGAAGAAGTGCGGCTGCGAGCCGAAGGTCGTGGACCCTCGACTGTCGCCGCTGAAGAACATCAAGCTGAACTGA
- a CDS encoding S1C family serine protease — MVGWMVGLSVVAVSLTAAGAEAPPATPPPTVEAPPPAPYCEGEYADSYAALSPKARAFEQAMQKKYTYCVRSTAVYECLSYGAEGNVRRTRTPVSAHGTAFAYKQQAGETLLLTNEHVVEWPDVTSDAHPVDGVPSGCKRVKDALSIVENEADHYDRDDIPLSKAVVDPQLDLAVIKSKAPLTVMPWKVGKSAAVRERDVVDVRGFPLGVFNATNMGKVISAYDRDEYKEWYHDDFVIDALLSQGNSGSPVLAISCKTGEFELVGVYHAGYSRGSALNVVVGIDQARDLMNNLRRTPRRAMEDTTPLDALARARVAKRAEVSATPFFPFGSRTAAVFPRADGTLLFALYEQDFPRRVHPLLVLEDLPLASPDEGFGKVGRVWFGGERGLLERPRAEQDAELQQQLARLLDALRRDATLTFSYQDSLPGSDESRQTFDTSARLGKTLERTIVAHRELSDAVAELADRFAPDDTEPATRTESVLKNPPPPGIHLGLTGEPASQPPARAPPRDTGARQPAKSTQGKSARTPAGR; from the coding sequence ATGGTCGGGTGGATGGTCGGACTGTCGGTGGTGGCGGTGTCCCTGACCGCTGCCGGAGCAGAGGCGCCCCCCGCGACTCCACCGCCCACGGTGGAAGCGCCGCCGCCCGCGCCGTACTGCGAGGGCGAATACGCGGACAGCTACGCCGCGCTGTCCCCCAAGGCTCGGGCCTTCGAGCAGGCGATGCAGAAGAAGTACACGTACTGCGTGCGCAGCACCGCCGTGTACGAGTGCCTGTCCTACGGCGCGGAGGGCAACGTGCGCCGCACGCGCACGCCGGTATCCGCGCACGGCACCGCGTTCGCGTACAAGCAGCAGGCCGGGGAGACGCTGCTGCTCACCAACGAGCACGTCGTCGAGTGGCCGGACGTCACCAGCGACGCGCACCCGGTGGACGGCGTGCCTTCCGGCTGCAAGCGCGTGAAGGACGCGCTGAGCATCGTGGAGAACGAGGCGGACCACTACGACCGCGACGACATCCCGCTGTCCAAGGCGGTGGTGGATCCGCAGCTTGACCTGGCCGTCATCAAGTCCAAGGCGCCCCTGACGGTGATGCCGTGGAAGGTGGGCAAGAGCGCCGCCGTGCGCGAGCGCGACGTGGTGGACGTGCGCGGCTTCCCGCTGGGCGTCTTCAACGCCACCAACATGGGCAAGGTCATCTCCGCCTACGACCGCGACGAGTACAAGGAGTGGTACCACGACGACTTCGTCATCGACGCGCTGCTGTCGCAGGGCAACTCGGGGTCGCCCGTGCTCGCCATCTCCTGCAAGACGGGCGAGTTCGAGCTGGTGGGCGTCTACCACGCGGGCTACTCGCGAGGCAGTGCGCTCAACGTGGTGGTGGGCATCGACCAGGCGCGCGACCTGATGAACAACCTGCGCCGCACGCCCAGGCGCGCCATGGAGGACACGACGCCGCTGGACGCACTGGCCCGAGCCCGCGTGGCGAAGCGCGCGGAGGTGTCCGCCACGCCCTTCTTCCCCTTCGGCTCGCGCACCGCGGCGGTGTTCCCTCGTGCGGATGGCACCCTGCTCTTCGCGCTGTATGAACAGGACTTCCCGCGCCGCGTGCACCCGCTGCTCGTGCTGGAAGACCTGCCCTTGGCCTCCCCGGACGAGGGCTTCGGGAAGGTGGGGCGCGTCTGGTTCGGAGGCGAGCGGGGCCTGCTGGAGCGCCCGCGCGCGGAGCAGGACGCGGAGCTGCAACAGCAGCTGGCCCGGCTGCTGGATGCGCTGCGCCGGGACGCGACGCTGACGTTCTCGTACCAGGACTCGCTGCCGGGCTCGGACGAATCCCGGCAGACCTTCGACACGTCGGCCCGGCTGGGCAAGACGCTGGAGCGCACCATCGTCGCGCACCGGGAGCTGAGTGACGCCGTCGCGGAGCTGGCGGACCGCTTCGCGCCGGACGACACGGAGCCCGCGACGCGCACGGAGTCCGTGCTGAAGAACCCTCCGCCGCCCGGCATCCACCTGGGCCTCACAGGGGAGCCGGCGAGCCAGCCCCCTGCGCGCGCGCCGCCTCGTGACACCGGAGCGCGCCAACCCGCGAAGAGCACGCAGGGCAAGTCGGCCAGGACTCCGGCGGGCCGGTAG